A region from the Aegilops tauschii subsp. strangulata cultivar AL8/78 chromosome 5, Aet v6.0, whole genome shotgun sequence genome encodes:
- the LOC120964891 gene encoding uncharacterized protein, translating into MEAYLEEVRKIEKRFLGFELRHVPRGTNQEADDIAKRASRCHPQKLGVFEKWLFKPSATPPTAGPTRPRDEPPMAPSSGAAACGPTSGAHLLLALERHEGCCTEVFKAYLLKGTLPEKEEDAERVARQATAYCIKDGELYGRSPNDISLRCISKEQGCDLLADICSGDCGHHFLSRTLVGKAFRSGFYWPTVLNDATKLVRSCEACQFHAKQIHQPAQGLQTIPLSWPLAGIDLVLGEERRRQVSLRAARYQ; encoded by the exons atggaggcatatcTTGAAGAGGTACGCAAAATTGAGAAACGATTCTTGGGCTTCGAATTGCGGCATGTACCGCGTGGCACGAACCAGGAggcggacgacatcgccaagagggcgtcccGGTGCCACCCCCAGAAGCTTGGCGTCTTCGAGAagtggctcttcaagccatcggcgacTCCCCCCACTGCCGGACCGACGCGTCCTCGGGACGAGCCACCCATGGCACCCTCCTCGGGGGCAGCAGCAtgcggcccgacctcgggagcccACCTGCTTCTCGCACTAGAACGTCACGAGGGGTGCTGTACCGAGGTGTTCAAGGCCTACCTGCTCAAAGGCACCTtgccagagaaggaggaagatgcGGAACGTGTGGCTCGCCAGGCCACCGCGTACTGCATCAAGGACGGCGAGCTCTACGGAAGGAGCCCAAACGATATCTCTCTGCGGTGCATCTCCAAGGAGCAGGGGTGCGACCTGCTAGCTGACATCTGCAGCGGGGATTGCGGGCATCACTTTTTGTCACGCACCCTCGttggcaaggcgttccgcagcgggttctactggcccacggtgCTCAACGATGCCACTAAGCTGGTGAGATCCTGCGAGGCATGCCAATTCCATGCCAAACAGATCCACCAGcccgctcagggcctccagaccatcccgctctcatgGCCGCTCGCG GGGAttgacctcgtgctgggggaggagcgCCGCCGCCAAGTCTCGCTACGTGCAGCGAGGTACCAGtag